In Polaribacter sp. Hel_I_88, the following proteins share a genomic window:
- the aroB gene encoding 3-dehydroquinate synthase: MKTIQAVSYPVHFQEESYRELNTLIHKNNYSTIFILVDENTMEHCYPKFITFLDTKKTIELIEIESGEIHKNLETCIGVWNAITELGGDRKSLLITLGGGVITDLGGFVASCFKRGIDFVNIPTTLLSMVDASVGGKTGVDLGVLKNQIGLFANPQMVLVDHEYLETVTKREIKSGTAEILKYGLTYDVNLFHQIKNNKDLKISDLIFRSVEIKNEVVLQDPKEQNLRKILNFGHTLGHAIESFYLESEDKENLTHGEAIAIGMVCECYISQKLLNFPVDKLNEVKEVVLSIYTKTKLLKEDFSAIINLLKHDKKNVNGQVNFVLLNDFENFKIDCKVDEDLIVGSMEFYND; the protein is encoded by the coding sequence ATGAAAACAATTCAAGCAGTTTCTTATCCTGTTCATTTTCAAGAAGAAAGCTATAGAGAACTAAATACTCTAATTCATAAAAATAACTACTCTACTATTTTTATTTTAGTTGATGAGAATACAATGGAGCATTGTTACCCTAAATTCATTACTTTTTTAGACACCAAAAAAACAATTGAATTGATTGAAATTGAGTCTGGAGAAATTCATAAAAACCTAGAAACTTGTATTGGTGTTTGGAATGCCATTACAGAACTAGGTGGAGACCGTAAAAGTTTATTGATAACTTTAGGTGGTGGGGTTATTACAGATTTGGGTGGTTTTGTGGCTTCTTGTTTTAAACGTGGAATCGATTTTGTAAACATTCCAACTACTTTACTTTCTATGGTTGATGCTTCTGTTGGTGGAAAAACGGGTGTTGATTTGGGCGTTTTAAAAAACCAAATTGGGTTGTTTGCAAATCCGCAAATGGTACTTGTTGATCATGAATATTTAGAAACAGTTACAAAAAGAGAAATAAAATCTGGAACTGCAGAAATTTTGAAATATGGTTTAACGTATGATGTGAACTTATTTCATCAAATAAAAAATAATAAAGATTTAAAAATTAGTGATTTAATTTTTAGATCTGTAGAAATTAAAAACGAAGTTGTTTTGCAAGATCCAAAAGAGCAAAACTTACGTAAGATTTTAAATTTCGGCCATACTTTGGGGCATGCAATTGAGTCTTTTTATTTAGAATCTGAAGATAAAGAAAACTTAACGCATGGAGAAGCTATTGCTATTGGGATGGTTTGTGAGTGTTATATATCTCAAAAACTATTAAATTTTCCTGTTGATAAATTAAACGAAGTTAAAGAAGTTGTTTTATCAATTTATACTAAAACTAAACTTTTAAAAGAAGATTTTTCTGCGATTATCAATTTATTAAAACACGATAAGAAAAACGTAAACGGACAAGTAAATTTTGTGCTTTTAAATGATTTTGAAAATTTCAAAATCGATTGTAAAGTTGATGAAGATTTAATTGTGGGGAGTATGGAGTTTTATAATGATTAA
- a CDS encoding cold-shock protein, whose product MAKSQQTFSKSEKEKKRMKKRLDKKKKMEARKAEKEENGTTGIQFAYVDHNGNLTDTPPDPELKVEYELEDIQISVTKKEDLPEEDPVRKGKVNFFDTSKGFGFIIDSDNGEKYFTHVSGLIDEIAENDKVSFELEKGMRGMNAVKVKKI is encoded by the coding sequence ATGGCAAAATCGCAACAAACATTTAGTAAGAGTGAAAAAGAAAAAAAACGCATGAAAAAGCGTTTGGATAAAAAGAAGAAAATGGAGGCTAGAAAAGCCGAAAAAGAAGAAAATGGAACAACAGGAATTCAGTTTGCTTATGTAGATCATAATGGAAATTTAACTGATACTCCACCAGATCCAGAATTAAAAGTAGAATATGAGTTAGAAGATATTCAAATATCTGTAACTAAAAAAGAAGATTTACCAGAAGAAGACCCAGTAAGAAAAGGAAAAGTAAACTTTTTTGATACTTCAAAAGGTTTTGGTTTTATTATTGATTCTGATAATGGCGAAAAATATTTTACTCACGTTAGTGGTTTAATCGATGAAATTGCAGAAAACGACAAAGTTTCTTTTGAATTAGAAAAAGGAATGCGTGGAATGAACGCAGTAAAAGTGAAGAAAATTTAA
- a CDS encoding TetR/AcrR family transcriptional regulator, producing MKSLLSILKISVPDKIYIKDPETSDLGKRIIENSILLIYEIGFESFTFKKLGTKIGSNESSIYRYFESKHKLLLYLSSWYWAWLEYQLVIETFSISDKNEKLDKAITIVTRTVEEDSNFSHINETLLYRIIVNESSKSFLTKEVDKDNKEGYFEIYKRLISRLEVMIKEVNSTYPYPLSLASTILEGGLHQHFLNEHFPSITNCLNKTSPTEFLKNIVTKTLS from the coding sequence ATGAAAAGTTTATTATCAATCTTAAAAATATCTGTTCCAGATAAAATATACATAAAAGATCCTGAAACCTCAGACTTAGGAAAAAGAATCATAGAAAATAGTATTTTGTTAATTTACGAGATAGGTTTTGAAAGTTTTACTTTTAAAAAACTAGGTACTAAAATTGGCTCAAATGAAAGTTCTATATATAGGTATTTTGAAAGTAAACACAAGCTTTTATTATATTTATCTTCATGGTATTGGGCATGGTTGGAGTATCAATTAGTGATTGAAACTTTTAGTATTTCTGACAAAAATGAAAAATTAGACAAAGCCATAACTATTGTTACAAGAACTGTTGAAGAGGATAGTAATTTTTCTCATATTAACGAAACCTTATTATATAGAATAATTGTAAACGAGAGTTCTAAATCTTTTTTAACCAAAGAAGTAGATAAAGATAATAAAGAAGGCTATTTTGAAATTTATAAACGATTAATCTCTAGATTAGAGGTTATGATTAAAGAGGTAAATTCCACTTATCCATATCCTTTAAGTTTAGCCAGCACAATTTTAGAAGGAGGTTTGCATCAGCATTTTTTAAATGAGCATTTTCCATCAATTACCAACTGTTTAAACAAAACATCACCAACAGAGTTTCTTAAAAATATAGTAACTAAAACATTAAGTTAA
- a CDS encoding peptidase domain-containing ABC transporter produces the protein MEQQELTPWMRFVKALQIERKDIVQILYYSVFGGFVSLTLPLGIQAIINLIQGAQVSTSWIILVIFVTVGVIFSGALQIMQLRIVETIQQRIFTRAAFELCFRFPKIKMTELRNYYPPELANRFFDTLTFQKGISKILIDVPAAILQILFALILLSFYHPFFIVFGIFLLLLIYIVFKFTIQKGLQTSLLESKIKYKVAHWIQEVARTIISFKLSGKTNLAMTKNDYLVDKYLQARENHFKILILQFTQMIGFKVIVTASLLLIGGILVLNQQMNIGQFVAAEIVILLVITSVEKLIVGLESFYDVLTSIEKIGQVVDKELESQVGESPVFKDGLSIEFDKVSYSVENRNTPIINNLSLKIEAKSRILISGESGSGKSSLLRLIAGIIEPTDGNVYVNNLSLRSLHLNHYRSQLGLLLSEETPFEGTLRENLIFNNDKSKDDIIFNVLRAIGLTQFLREQSKGLDTVLYPEGKQMSYTISKKIILARAIIKEPKVLILEDPLDQFNQDESNRIVDYLTDNERPWALVVVSNKECWIKKCSQIVTLEEGEIKSIN, from the coding sequence ATGGAACAACAAGAATTAACACCTTGGATGCGTTTTGTAAAAGCATTACAAATCGAAAGAAAAGATATTGTTCAAATTTTATATTACTCCGTATTTGGAGGATTTGTATCGTTAACTTTACCATTAGGTATTCAAGCAATTATCAATCTAATACAAGGAGCTCAAGTTTCTACTTCTTGGATTATTTTAGTAATTTTTGTAACAGTTGGTGTAATTTTTTCTGGTGCTTTACAAATTATGCAATTAAGAATCGTAGAAACTATACAACAACGTATTTTTACCAGAGCTGCCTTTGAACTTTGTTTTCGGTTTCCAAAAATAAAAATGACGGAATTAAGAAATTATTATCCACCAGAATTGGCAAATCGTTTTTTTGATACGCTAACCTTTCAAAAAGGAATTTCAAAAATTTTAATTGATGTACCTGCTGCAATTTTACAAATACTTTTTGCATTAATTTTACTATCATTTTATCATCCATTCTTTATTGTTTTTGGTATTTTCTTGTTGCTATTAATTTACATCGTTTTTAAATTTACCATTCAAAAAGGTTTACAAACCAGTTTATTAGAGTCTAAAATAAAATATAAAGTTGCACACTGGATTCAAGAAGTTGCAAGAACTATCATTAGTTTTAAACTTTCTGGAAAAACTAATTTAGCAATGACTAAAAATGATTATTTAGTTGATAAATATCTACAAGCAAGAGAAAATCACTTTAAAATATTAATTTTGCAGTTTACGCAAATGATTGGTTTTAAAGTTATTGTAACAGCTAGTTTATTGTTAATTGGTGGTATTTTAGTTTTAAATCAACAAATGAATATTGGGCAATTTGTTGCAGCAGAAATTGTAATTTTATTAGTAATTACGTCTGTAGAAAAATTAATTGTTGGTTTAGAATCTTTTTATGACGTTTTAACATCAATAGAAAAAATTGGGCAAGTTGTAGACAAAGAATTAGAATCTCAAGTGGGTGAAAGCCCTGTTTTTAAAGATGGATTATCTATAGAATTTGATAAAGTTTCTTATAGTGTAGAAAATAGAAACACACCAATAATAAATAATCTTTCTCTAAAGATTGAAGCAAAAAGTAGAATTTTAATTTCAGGTGAAAGTGGTTCAGGAAAGTCGAGTTTACTACGTTTAATTGCTGGAATTATAGAGCCTACAGATGGTAATGTTTACGTGAACAACCTATCTTTAAGAAGCTTACACTTAAATCATTACAGATCTCAATTAGGTTTATTATTATCTGAAGAAACTCCGTTTGAAGGTACTTTAAGAGAAAATCTTATTTTTAATAATGATAAATCTAAAGATGATATTATATTTAATGTATTAAGAGCTATTGGATTAACACAATTTTTACGAGAACAATCTAAAGGTTTAGACACTGTTTTATATCCTGAAGGAAAACAAATGTCTTACACAATCTCCAAAAAAATAATTTTAGCTAGAGCGATTATTAAAGAACCTAAAGTTTTAATTTTAGAAGATCCTTTAGATCAATTTAATCAAGATGAATCTAATAGAATCGTGGATTATTTAACAGATAATGAAAGACCTTGGGCACTTGTTGTTGTAAGTAACAAAGAATGTTGGATCAAAAAATGTAGCCAAATAGTTACTTTAGAAGAAGGAGAAATTAAATCCATAAATTAG
- a CDS encoding HlyD family secretion protein yields the protein MLNISKNPVSKEIDLTTYASGKKIFNIEYYKYFNNFLKIFAITLFVALFLPWTQNITGNGLVTTLTPEQRPQTIQSQIPGRIEQWYVREGDYIQKGDTILRISEIKSEYFDDQLIERTNDQINAKISSVDNYQFKVNALGRQITALKQDRALKLEIARNKLLQAKLKVKSDSIKFEAAKTNIKIAESQFNRIDMLQNEGIMAVKDVEEKRLKLQETQAKLVEQENNLLAAKNEILNAKAEIARVNATYADKISKAQSDQFTAESSGLDAQVEVSKLENTNSNYRVRNSLLFITAPQNGYINLALKGGIGETFKEGEQLVSIMPAQVDLAVETFVRPIDLPLIHIGEEVRVEFDGWPAIVFSGWPNVSYGTYGAKVVAIQRINSDNGKYRVLLAPDETDHEWPSEIRVGSGARTIALLEDVPIWFELWRQLNSFPPNYYQPEPGSKEGSDSKKK from the coding sequence ATGCTAAATATATCTAAAAACCCAGTAAGTAAAGAAATTGATTTAACTACTTACGCATCTGGAAAAAAAATATTTAATATTGAATATTACAAATACTTCAATAATTTTTTGAAAATTTTTGCAATCACTTTATTTGTAGCATTATTTTTACCTTGGACACAAAATATTACTGGTAATGGTTTAGTAACCACCTTAACTCCAGAACAAAGACCACAAACTATACAATCTCAAATTCCTGGTAGAATTGAACAGTGGTATGTAAGAGAAGGAGATTATATTCAAAAAGGAGATACAATTTTAAGAATATCCGAAATAAAAAGTGAGTATTTTGATGATCAATTAATTGAAAGAACAAACGATCAAATTAATGCAAAAATATCTTCTGTAGATAATTATCAATTTAAAGTTAATGCTTTAGGAAGGCAAATTACTGCATTAAAACAAGATAGAGCTTTAAAATTAGAAATTGCAAGAAATAAACTTTTACAAGCTAAACTAAAAGTAAAAAGCGATAGCATAAAGTTTGAAGCTGCCAAAACAAACATCAAAATTGCAGAAAGCCAATTTAATCGAATTGATATGCTACAGAATGAGGGCATTATGGCTGTAAAAGATGTAGAAGAAAAACGCTTAAAATTGCAAGAAACGCAAGCTAAATTGGTAGAACAAGAAAATAATTTACTGGCAGCCAAAAACGAAATTTTAAATGCTAAAGCAGAAATTGCTAGAGTAAATGCAACCTATGCAGACAAAATATCGAAAGCTCAAAGTGACCAATTTACGGCTGAATCTAGTGGTTTAGATGCACAAGTAGAAGTTTCTAAACTAGAAAATACAAACAGTAATTATAGAGTTAGAAATAGTCTATTATTTATAACTGCACCACAAAATGGCTATATAAATTTAGCTTTAAAAGGTGGAATTGGAGAAACTTTTAAAGAAGGAGAACAATTAGTAAGTATTATGCCTGCTCAAGTAGATTTAGCTGTAGAAACTTTTGTAAGACCTATAGATTTGCCTTTAATACACATAGGCGAAGAAGTTCGTGTAGAGTTTGATGGCTGGCCAGCAATTGTTTTTAGTGGTTGGCCAAATGTTTCTTACGGAACTTATGGTGCAAAAGTTGTTGCCATACAAAGAATAAATAGTGATAATGGAAAATACCGAGTTTTATTAGCGCCAGATGAAACTGACCACGAATGGCCAAGTGAAATAAGAGTAGGTTCTGGTGCAAGAACAATTGCTTTGTTAGAAGATGTACCTATTTGGTTCGAACTTTGGAGACAATTAAACAGTTTTCCACCTAATTACTATCAACCTGAACCAGGCTCTAAAGAAGGTTCAGATTCAAAAAAGAAATAA
- a CDS encoding TolC family protein yields the protein MKKSIFIIFLLICTQLFSQEKVTSIMTLSEYLGYVKTYHPIVKQANLVINDSEAKLLKARGAFDPKIEVDFDKKQFKEKEYYNKLNGAFKIPTYYGLEFKANFENNDGLFLNPENNVPTDGLYAAGVSASLLKGLLINKRMASLKQAKFFLNQAKEDQQILVNEILYEASLSYFNWLKTYNEKLIYDSFLENAVIRFDVTKRAFLAGDKPSIDTLEAGITLKNRKLNLEKARIKLVKSSLELSNFLWLNDNTPVELQDNIIPDTTTITNVDTTFNIALFNNANFDIENHPKIRSLEFKIKSLNVDRQLKLNNLLPQLDVQYNFLTETPRQSNSLTVDNYKAGITFKVPIFLRKERADLRMAKIKLQDAELENEATKVVISNKVNAIQQELASFRVQSDFITSIVKDYGTLLKAEERKFFLGESSLFLVNYRESKLIETRLKAVELENKFFETKANLFKTAVIRIAE from the coding sequence ATAAAAAAATCCATTTTTATAATATTTTTATTGATATGTACACAGCTTTTTTCGCAAGAAAAAGTAACATCTATTATGACTTTATCAGAATATTTGGGCTATGTAAAAACATATCACCCTATTGTAAAACAGGCAAATCTTGTCATTAACGATAGTGAAGCTAAGTTGTTAAAAGCAAGAGGTGCTTTCGACCCAAAAATTGAGGTAGATTTTGATAAAAAACAATTCAAAGAAAAAGAATATTACAACAAATTAAATGGAGCTTTTAAAATACCTACCTATTATGGTTTAGAGTTTAAAGCCAATTTTGAAAACAATGATGGCCTTTTTTTAAACCCAGAAAATAATGTACCAACAGATGGTTTGTATGCAGCTGGTGTTTCTGCTTCTTTATTAAAAGGTTTGCTAATTAATAAGAGAATGGCATCTTTAAAACAAGCCAAGTTTTTCTTAAATCAAGCAAAGGAAGACCAACAAATTTTAGTAAACGAAATTTTATATGAAGCCTCTTTGTCTTACTTTAATTGGCTAAAAACCTATAATGAAAAACTAATTTATGATTCCTTTTTAGAAAACGCTGTTATTCGTTTTGATGTTACTAAAAGAGCTTTTTTAGCTGGTGATAAACCTTCTATAGATACCTTAGAGGCTGGCATCACCCTAAAAAACAGAAAATTAAATTTAGAAAAAGCTCGCATTAAATTAGTAAAATCTTCTTTAGAATTGTCTAATTTTTTATGGTTGAATGATAATACACCTGTTGAATTACAAGACAATATTATTCCAGATACTACAACTATAACAAATGTTGATACAACCTTTAATATAGCTTTGTTTAACAATGCAAATTTTGACATTGAAAATCATCCAAAAATTAGATCTTTAGAATTTAAAATAAAAAGTTTAAATGTAGACAGGCAGTTAAAACTAAATAATTTACTACCTCAATTAGATGTGCAATATAACTTTTTAACAGAAACTCCAAGACAATCAAACTCTTTAACTGTAGATAATTATAAAGCAGGAATCACGTTTAAAGTTCCTATTTTTTTACGAAAAGAAAGAGCCGATTTAAGAATGGCTAAAATTAAATTACAAGATGCTGAATTAGAAAATGAAGCAACTAAAGTGGTGATTTCAAACAAAGTGAATGCCATACAACAAGAATTAGCTTCTTTTAGAGTTCAAAGTGATTTTATTACTAGCATCGTAAAAGATTATGGCACTCTTTTAAAAGCCGAAGAACGTAAGTTTTTCTTGGGAGAAAGTTCTTTGTTTTTGGTGAATTACAGAGAATCTAAATTAATAGAAACAAGATTAAAAGCAGTAGAATTAGAAAATAAATTCTTTGAAACAAAAGCAAACTTGTTTAAAACAGCTGTAATTAGAATTGCTGAATAA
- a CDS encoding helix-turn-helix transcriptional regulator, producing MKNTLKVQRAILDLTQDDLAKKIGVSRQTINSIEKNRYVPSTVLALKLSAVFNITVNDFFTLEEED from the coding sequence ATGAAAAACACATTAAAAGTTCAACGTGCAATTTTAGATTTAACACAAGATGATTTAGCTAAAAAAATCGGTGTTTCTAGGCAAACTATTAATTCCATTGAAAAAAACAGGTATGTACCTTCTACAGTTTTGGCCTTAAAATTATCGGCAGTTTTTAATATTACTGTAAACGATTTTTTTACTTTGGAAGAAGAGGATTAA
- a CDS encoding MaoC family dehydratase, whose product MKPIVFKDFLEFKTTKGKELPTGNWYTITQQMINDFANATLDKQWIHVDEQRAAKESPFKKTVAHGFMSVAMISKLLEEAFTIKSVKMGLNYGLNKVRFPNPVPVDSELRMHTIVKEIEDLANNGIKVTFACTIEIKGQEKPACVADFLAALYE is encoded by the coding sequence ATGAAACCAATAGTTTTTAAAGATTTTTTGGAATTTAAAACGACGAAGGGGAAGGAGTTGCCAACAGGAAATTGGTACACAATTACCCAACAAATGATTAACGATTTTGCCAACGCAACTTTAGATAAACAATGGATTCATGTTGATGAACAAAGAGCTGCAAAAGAATCTCCGTTTAAAAAAACGGTTGCTCATGGTTTTATGTCTGTGGCTATGATTTCTAAATTACTAGAAGAAGCATTTACCATAAAATCTGTAAAAATGGGTTTGAATTATGGTTTGAACAAAGTACGTTTTCCAAATCCAGTTCCTGTTGATAGCGAATTAAGAATGCATACTATTGTTAAAGAGATAGAGGATTTAGCAAATAATGGAATTAAAGTTACATTTGCTTGTACAATAGAGATTAAAGGACAAGAAAAACCTGCCTGTGTTGCAGATTTTTTGGCAGCTTTATATGAGTAA
- a CDS encoding S41 family peptidase has product MKQLTILFTLFSIALFSQNNPQWMRHSSISPDGTQIAFTYKGDLYKVNTNGGTATQLTYHSAHDYKAIWSKDGSKIAFASNRFGNFDIYVMSCKGGAATRVTFHSNDETPYSFSADDKNIVFGALRQDDVNHRQYPHRSQSELYSVPVNSGRISQIFTFPAEDVQFSKDGKSMLYHDKKGGENKWRKHHTSAIARDIWHYNATTNTHKMITSHKAEDRQPYFSEDEKSMYFLSERSGSFNIHKMNLENNATEKLTNFNLHPVRFLSVANGVISFGYDGELYTMKEGESPKKINVNIITQDKENTEKFVSVNGGISEMAISPNGKEIAFVARGEVFVTSIDKSFTKRLTNTPENERFVSWDNKGEAVIYSSERNGKWSVFKTEKTREEEPFFYAATLLKETPLINNKFDNYLAEYSPDGKKIAFIEGRRTLKILDIASKKETTLLTPEDLFHMRDGDQYFTWSPDSKWLLVDWGKTLSNSEVLLMAADGSKKINLNESGYYDYNPKWINDGKQMLWFSNRNGLKSYATSGQSQADVYSMFFTQDAWDEFNLSDEDYKLMEAIKEEEKKQKEKEEKEKKDDKKSSKKDKKKAEKDSTKNLEFDWETMKDRTKRLTIHSSNLGDAVVSKKGDYLYYLSSFEGKSNLWSTNLRTKETKMLMPLNTNSGSLQWDKEMKNLYLLSSGKITQLDPEAKKQKGVAIDGEILLDEYAERQAMFDHVWIRTNAVFYEPTFHGIDWNKMREEYQKYLPHISNGYEFSEMLSEMLGELNVSHAGAGFSASSVSNEDETASLGIFYDFDFKEDGILIDEIITGGPLDKAKFNIEKGNIIKKIDGITIDKNEDLAKYFNRKSGDFMLLEIENPKTKKTQTITVKPISLGEENRLLYDRWVKINEKEVEKESNGQLGYVHIPGMGDGPYRSIYQDMMGKYADKKAVIIDTRFNGGGDLVADLAMFFTGVPFITYATEAKVVGGEPTSRWTKPTLSIFNESMYSDGHCYAQGYTDLKIGKTVGMPVPGTCSFAGWEGLQNGGYWGVVPISAKNKAGEWMENNQTEPTIQVKNMPGQVDNGIDQQLLRSIRELLKDVE; this is encoded by the coding sequence ATGAAACAACTAACCATCCTTTTTACATTATTTTCTATTGCATTGTTCTCACAAAACAATCCTCAATGGATGAGACATTCCTCAATTTCTCCTGATGGAACTCAAATTGCATTTACCTATAAAGGCGATTTATACAAAGTAAATACAAATGGAGGAACTGCAACACAACTTACCTATCATTCAGCTCACGATTACAAAGCCATTTGGAGTAAAGATGGTTCTAAAATCGCGTTTGCATCAAACAGATTTGGTAATTTCGATATTTATGTGATGAGCTGCAAAGGTGGAGCAGCAACTAGAGTAACCTTTCATTCTAATGATGAAACTCCCTATTCTTTTTCTGCTGATGACAAAAATATTGTATTTGGAGCATTAAGACAAGATGATGTAAATCACAGACAATATCCACATAGATCACAATCAGAATTGTATAGTGTTCCTGTAAATTCAGGAAGAATTTCTCAAATATTTACATTTCCTGCAGAAGATGTTCAGTTTTCCAAAGATGGAAAATCGATGTTATATCATGATAAAAAAGGAGGCGAAAATAAATGGAGAAAACACCATACATCTGCAATTGCTAGAGATATTTGGCATTACAATGCTACCACAAACACGCATAAAATGATAACTTCACACAAAGCTGAAGACAGACAACCTTATTTTAGTGAAGATGAAAAAAGCATGTATTTTTTAAGTGAAAGAAGTGGTTCTTTCAACATTCATAAAATGAATTTAGAAAACAATGCAACTGAAAAACTAACCAATTTTAATTTGCATCCTGTTCGTTTTTTAAGTGTTGCAAATGGCGTTATTTCTTTTGGTTATGATGGAGAATTGTACACTATGAAAGAAGGAGAATCTCCTAAAAAAATCAACGTAAACATTATTACACAAGATAAAGAAAACACAGAAAAATTTGTTTCTGTAAATGGTGGCATTAGTGAAATGGCTATTTCACCAAATGGAAAAGAGATTGCTTTTGTTGCAAGAGGCGAAGTTTTTGTAACATCAATCGATAAATCATTTACAAAAAGACTAACCAATACTCCAGAAAACGAACGTTTTGTTTCTTGGGACAATAAAGGTGAAGCCGTTATTTACAGCAGTGAAAGAAATGGAAAGTGGAGCGTTTTTAAAACTGAAAAAACAAGAGAAGAAGAACCTTTTTTCTATGCTGCTACACTTTTAAAAGAAACACCTTTAATCAACAACAAATTTGATAATTATTTAGCTGAATATTCGCCTGATGGAAAAAAAATTGCCTTTATAGAAGGTAGAAGAACGTTGAAAATTTTAGACATTGCTTCTAAAAAAGAAACCACTTTGCTAACACCAGAAGATTTATTCCATATGAGAGATGGAGATCAATATTTTACTTGGAGTCCTGATAGTAAATGGTTATTAGTTGATTGGGGAAAAACATTAAGTAATAGCGAAGTACTATTAATGGCTGCAGATGGTTCTAAAAAAATCAATTTAAACGAAAGTGGGTATTATGATTATAATCCTAAATGGATAAATGATGGAAAACAAATGCTGTGGTTTAGTAACAGAAATGGATTGAAATCGTATGCAACAAGTGGTCAATCTCAAGCTGACGTATATAGTATGTTTTTCACGCAAGATGCTTGGGACGAATTTAATTTAAGTGATGAAGATTACAAATTAATGGAGGCCATTAAAGAAGAAGAAAAAAAGCAGAAAGAAAAAGAAGAAAAGGAGAAAAAAGACGATAAAAAATCATCAAAAAAAGATAAAAAGAAAGCTGAAAAAGATTCTACAAAAAACCTAGAGTTTGATTGGGAAACCATGAAGGATAGAACCAAAAGATTAACTATTCACTCCTCTAACTTAGGAGATGCAGTTGTTTCTAAAAAAGGCGATTATTTATATTACTTATCGAGCTTTGAAGGAAAATCAAATCTTTGGAGTACTAATTTACGTACCAAAGAAACCAAAATGTTAATGCCATTAAACACCAATTCAGGAAGTTTACAATGGGATAAAGAGATGAAAAACTTATACCTTTTAAGTAGTGGAAAAATAACGCAATTAGATCCTGAAGCAAAAAAACAAAAAGGAGTTGCTATAGATGGAGAAATTTTATTAGATGAATATGCAGAAAGACAAGCAATGTTCGATCATGTTTGGATTAGAACAAATGCCGTTTTTTATGAACCAACTTTTCACGGAATTGATTGGAATAAAATGAGAGAAGAATATCAAAAATATTTACCACATATTTCTAACGGTTATGAATTTTCTGAAATGTTATCAGAAATGTTGGGCGAGTTAAATGTTTCTCATGCTGGAGCTGGATTTAGTGCAAGTAGTGTTTCCAATGAGGATGAAACTGCTTCTTTGGGTATTTTTTATGATTTCGATTTTAAAGAAGATGGTATTTTAATTGATGAAATAATAACTGGAGGTCCTTTAGACAAAGCTAAATTTAATATTGAAAAAGGTAATATCATCAAAAAAATAGATGGAATTACCATTGATAAAAATGAGGATTTAGCAAAATACTTCAACAGAAAATCTGGTGATTTTATGTTACTAGAAATTGAAAATCCGAAAACTAAAAAAACACAAACCATTACTGTAAAACCAATTTCTTTAGGAGAAGAAAACCGTTTACTATATGATAGATGGGTTAAAATAAACGAAAAAGAAGTTGAAAAAGAAAGTAATGGACAATTAGGTTATGTACATATTCCTGGTATGGGAGATGGTCCTTACAGAAGTATTTACCAAGATATGATGGGTAAATATGCTGATAAAAAAGCAGTTATTATCGATACTCGATTTAATGGTGGTGGAGATTTAGTAGCAGATTTAGCGATGTTTTTTACAGGTGTCCCTTTTATAACCTATGCAACTGAAGCTAAAGTTGTTGGTGGAGAACCAACAAGTAGATGGACAAAACCAACATTATCTATCTTTAATGAAAGTATGTATTCTGATGGACATTGTTATGCACAAGGTTACACAGATTTAAAAATCGGAAAAACAGTTGGAATGCCAGTTCCTGGGACTTGTAGTTTTGCTGGTTGGGAAGGTTTACAGAATGGTGGTTATTGGGGAGTTGTACCCATAAGTGCCAAAAACAAAGCTGGTGAGTGGATGGAAAACAACCAAACAGAACCAACCATTCAAGTTAAAAATATGCCTGGGCAAGTTGATAATGGAATTGACCAACAATTATTACGTTCTATTAGAGAATTGTTGAAAGATGTTGAGTAA